From Medicago truncatula cultivar Jemalong A17 chromosome 7, MtrunA17r5.0-ANR, whole genome shotgun sequence, a single genomic window includes:
- the LOC11432104 gene encoding probable phosphopantothenoylcysteine decarboxylase, protein MASTSAIGKSVTHEFDAKRKPRIVIGACGSVAAMKFGLVLRAFMEWAEVHAIVTKPSCHFISEASIPKGVIVFSDEHEWQAWKQLGDTAAHIKLANWADILLIAPLSAHTLAKIGGGLCDNLLTSIVRSWNYKKPMFVAPSMNDAMWRNPLTEKHLKRINELGITLIPPHESSDGEYTNTGSMADPSKIYSTVRVFYDYNILKKKPGVVYC, encoded by the exons ATGGCTTCTACAAGTGCAATTGGAAAATCTGTTACACATGAATTTGATGCTAAGAGGAAGCCTCGGATTGTGATTGGTGCTTGTGGAAGTGTAGCTGCTATGAAATTCGGACTCGTTCTTCGTGCTTTTATGGAATGGGCAGAAGTACATGCAATTGTCACAAAACCAtcttgtcattttatttctGAAGCTTCAATCCCAAAGGGTGTGATTGTATTTTCTGATGAACATGAATGGCAAGCTTGGAAACAATTAGGTGATACTGCTGCTCACATTAAGCTTGCGAATTGGGCTGATATCTTGCTCATTGCTCCCTTATCTGCTCATACTCTTGCCAAG ATTGGTGGAGGGTTGTGTGATAATCTGCTAACAAGTATTGTGAGATCATGGAACTATAAGAAGCCAATGTTTGTAGCACCATCAATGAATGATGCAATGTGGAGAAATCCTTTGACAGAAAAACATTTGAAGAGAATTAATGAGCTTGGAATTACTCTCATCCCACCACATGAGTCAAGTGATGGAGAATATACAAATACTGGTTCAATGGCTGATCCTTCTAAGATTTACTCAACTGTTAGAGTCTTTTATGATTACAACATTCTGAAAAAGAAACCTGGTGTGGTTTATTGTTGA